ATCCGGTTCGGGCTAGTCCTCTGGATGGCGCCTGCCTGACCCATCAACAGGTTGGCGACGTGGTCGCGGAAGCCGGGCTTGCCCTTCTTCTCCGAGGAGGACTCCGCCACCAGGACGTCGCCGTTCGGCAGGACCAGGAGCCAGCGGGGATGGGCCAGGGCGCCGGCGAAGCGGGTGACCTTGAAGCCCTCAGGCGCCCGGGGCGCTTCCGAGCCCGTCCAGCCCACCGGCTTGGCGATGGCGATCTGCGGCGCCAGGGCCTGGGAAGGCGGGGGCAGTTTCGGGTCCGGGCCAAACCCCGCCAGGGGGTCAGGCGAACCGCCGGCGGAGCAGGCGGCGAGGACGAAGACGGCGCCCAGGGCCAGGGGCCGAAGCTTTCGGGTCAGCATGTCCGGATCTCCTTGAACTTCCATAATCGCCCGCCGAGGCGGGAACGCCAAGGGGCCGTTGACGCGGGGCGTGAAGCGGCCGAGCCTTCCCCTGCGTGACCGGCCCGCTCCGGGCCGGCGCACATGGGAGGGAAAAATGCCGATTGAACTCAGGCTTCTTGTTTATTCGACCGCCCTGCTTCTTGTCCTTGTGGTCATCCAGGCCGTGGCCGGTGTCCGTTCCAAGGGTCTTCAGGTCATGGCGGACGCCCGCGACGGGCTCAGCCCGCCCGAAGGGTTCCATGCCCGCGCCCTGCGGGTGGTGGACAACCACCGAGAGGGGCTGACCCTCTTTGCCCCCCTGATCCTCGTCGCCGCGGCGACAGGCAACCTGGGCGGGGCGGCGACGGTTCTGGGCGCCAAGCTTTTCTTCTATTCCCGCCTGGCCCACGCGGTCATCTACCTGGCGGGCCTGCCCAAGATCCGTCCGCTGGCCTGGGTCGTGGGCCTGGTCGGGACCCTGATGGTCCTTGCCGCCGTCCTCGGGATCGCCTGATCCCGGCCCAGTCGCGTGGATGTCGCGGGCCGGCGTCTCGCCGCCGGTCCGCGCCTTCCTGACCCGCGTTGACCTTGCCGGGGAAGCAGCCAAGCATGAACCTGCAGGCCGGCATACGGGAAGGAAGACCATGGCGTTCAGGACCGAACAGGAAGCCTTCTGGGCGGGCGGCTTCGGTGACGACTACATGTCGCGGAACCAGGGCGAGAAGCTCATCACCTCGAACGTGGTCCTGTTCGGGAACATCCTCCGCTCCGCGCCCGGCGTCCGCTCCGTGGTGGAGCTGGGCTGCAATATCGGCCTGAACCTGCAGGCCCTGAACCGGATTGACCCGGAAATCGCCCTGCGCGGCTACGAGATCAACGCCAACGCCGCACAGAAGGCGCGCGACCTGGGGATCGCTGACATCCACCAGCAGACCATCCTCGAGACCCTCCCCGACGAGGGACGACATGACCTCGCCTTCACCAAGGGGGTCCTCATCCACATTCACCCGGACGAGCTTCCGAGGGTCTACGACAACCTCTTCGCGCTCTCGCGGCGCTACATCCTGGTCTGCGAGTACTACAACCCCAGCCCGGTGACGGTGACTTATCGCGGAAACGCGGACCGTCTCTTCAAGCGGGACTTCGCCGGCGAGTTGATGGATCGCTTCGGCCTCAGGCTGGTCGATTACGGATTCACCTACCGGCGGGACAACTATTTCCCGCAGGACGACAGCACCTGGTTTCTTCTGGAAAAGCCGCTCTGAGGCGGAGGCGCGAGCGCTGGGGCCCGGCGCAGGCGGACCGGCGCCGGGGCGCCGGTCCGTGACGCGGGTCTTAGCCCAGGGCGTCCTTGAGAGCCTTGGCGGGCTTGAACTTCAGGGCCTTCGAAGCGGCGATCTGGATGGTCGCGCCGGTCGAGGGGTTGCGGCCCGTACGGGCCGGCTTGGACTGGACGGCGAACTTGCCGAAGCCGGGCACGGAAACTTCGTCGCCCTTGGCGGCGGCGTCGCGGATGGCCGCGAAGGTGGCCTCGATCGCGGCCTTGGCCTGGGCCTTGGTGAGCTTGGAGTCGGTCGCAGCGACGGCGTCGACCAGGTCGGAGATGTTCATGAGATACCTTTCAAGCAGGGAATCGCTTGGCAAGACCCTGCCAAGCCCCGCCGCATATGTCACCTGCGGGAAATGCCAGAATGAGCTTGGAATCCGGCGTTTCTGGGGTCGTTGACCTGGCCTGGCGCCCAGCGAGCGGCCTTACGCACTTCCGCAGACCGCTCGGCATCCCCCGCCGAAGCCCTCGTTTGAGGTAGGCCTGACCGTATCGGCCCGGCGTGACGGCCAGCGCCTAGCCCGAAGCGCCACCACCGCAGGGCGCACCGCCAGGAGCGCTAGGGCCGGGACCACGCTGCCGGGTACGAAGAAAAGGTGGGTGCAGGTCGCGCCGACCATCAGCTAAGCCAGCCCCGAGGCGGCGGCGATGGCGAGCCTCGGGACGAGCAGTCCGATCGCCCCTGCAAGCTCAAGCACGCCGATCAGGATGCGGAGCCACTGCCCGTACCCAGCGCCTCGATTGTCGCCACGGCCTCATGGTAGCCGGTGAACTTACGATACGCGGTCATGGGCAAGACCAGGGCCAGGGTGATCTGGAGCATCCATGCAAGGCGCATTCGCCAGTCCGTCGAGGGGATCTTCGGCGCCCTGGCTCAGGCTGCCCTTCGCGCTGTCCGGAAGGCCGAGCCCACAGCCCAGAGCCATGTCGCAGCCGTGGTGACCAGCAGGACTGGCGGGCCCACGAATTCGAAGGCCCAGAACAGCGCTCCACCTCCGAGGAAGAGCAGGGCGAGCTGGACCTTCGTCACCAGTCCCTCCTGCAACGCGCTACGGGCGATGAGCAGATTCACTGGGACATAGAGGAGCAGCGCCGTGATCAGTCCCGGGCTGAAGTCCGAGAAGGCGATGGTCCCGCCCAGGTGGAACAGGGCGTTGTGGACCTGTGTGGCCATCAGGAAGAGGATCGCCGCGCAGGCGGTAACCCGGGTGCGCAGGGTGGCGTGGAGAAGCAGGTAGACCAGGGTGACGCCAGAGAGGACGACAAGGACGGCCTCGGTGCTCAAGGCGTTGTTGTCCGGGAAGTAGCGCAGTCGCCACTCCCTGAAATTGAACAGGAGGTGCTCCTCGCCGTGGTGGATGGCGTAGGCCAGCGGGGCCAGGAGCAGGGCGGTCTGAAAGGGCAGGCGGGGCAAGGGCGGTCTCCGGGCTGTCTCGCCTATCTTGCAGGCCACTTATTTGACTATCCAGTCAGTTAGTGGATCGATACACCCCGTCCATGACTTCCAGACCCCGCTACAGGGGGCTTCGCCGGACATCGAACCGGGAGGCCCTGATGCTCGCTGCGGAAGAATTGCTCGGCGGGCGCGCCGCCAGCGCGGTTTCGGTGGACGAGATCGTCGACCGGGCCGGAGTGGCCAAGGGCACCTTCTACAATCACTTTTCCAGCAAGGAGGATCTCGGCTGGCAACTGGCGCAGGCGATCCGCCTTGAGGTGCGGGACCGGATTGCAGACCGGAAGGTGGTGAGTTCCGATCCGGCCGTGCACCTCGCCATCGCCGTCATCCTCTTCCTGGACCTGGCCCGTCGACGGCCGAACCGCGCCCGGATCCTGTCGATCCTGCTGTCGCAGGTCTCGGATGCCGA
The sequence above is a segment of the Phenylobacterium parvum genome. Coding sequences within it:
- a CDS encoding HXXEE domain-containing protein; translated protein: MPRLPFQTALLLAPLAYAIHHGEEHLLFNFREWRLRYFPDNNALSTEAVLVVLSGVTLVYLLLHATLRTRVTACAAILFLMATQVHNALFHLGGTIAFSDFSPGLITALLLYVPVNLLIARSALQEGLVTKVQLALLFLGGGALFWAFEFVGPPVLLVTTAATWLWAVGSAFRTARRAA
- a CDS encoding HU family DNA-binding protein → MNISDLVDAVAATDSKLTKAQAKAAIEATFAAIRDAAAKGDEVSVPGFGKFAVQSKPARTGRNPSTGATIQIAASKALKFKPAKALKDALG
- a CDS encoding TetR/AcrR family transcriptional regulator, which codes for MTSRPRYRGLRRTSNREALMLAAEELLGGRAASAVSVDEIVDRAGVAKGTFYNHFSSKEDLGWQLAQAIRLEVRDRIADRKVVSSDPAVHLAIAVILFLDLARRRPNRARILSILLSQVSDADAEPNSRVRQTLDAGRSVGRFRFGSIDAAMIAVIGIVSAGIQSLVDHEVPDAGERIASLAAHALASLGLSREDADDVVGHPLLAGLVQD
- a CDS encoding pseudaminic acid biosynthesis-associated methylase, coding for MAFRTEQEAFWAGGFGDDYMSRNQGEKLITSNVVLFGNILRSAPGVRSVVELGCNIGLNLQALNRIDPEIALRGYEINANAAQKARDLGIADIHQQTILETLPDEGRHDLAFTKGVLIHIHPDELPRVYDNLFALSRRYILVCEYYNPSPVTVTYRGNADRLFKRDFAGELMDRFGLRLVDYGFTYRRDNYFPQDDSTWFLLEKPL
- a CDS encoding MAPEG family protein; protein product: MPIELRLLVYSTALLLVLVVIQAVAGVRSKGLQVMADARDGLSPPEGFHARALRVVDNHREGLTLFAPLILVAAATGNLGGAATVLGAKLFFYSRLAHAVIYLAGLPKIRPLAWVVGLVGTLMVLAAVLGIA